From a region of the Deltaproteobacteria bacterium genome:
- a CDS encoding ABC transporter ATP-binding protein, with product MEFGGLTAVNEFSLALTPGELVGLIGPNGAGKTTVFNMITGSLVPTRGKVLFDGHDITGRKAHQITARGIARTFQNIRLFNDLTVFENLMVSFHFQTKSSFLGAVFRLPRYRRETEAARSMASHLLEEVGLQELTWEKAGALAYGQQRRLEIARALATRPKLILLDEPAAGMNPRETEALMDLIQKIRRDYNLTVLLIEHDMTFVMGICERLKVLDYGITIAEGLPEEIQNNERVIQAYLGERRFA from the coding sequence ATGGAATTTGGCGGACTTACCGCGGTCAATGAATTTTCCCTCGCACTGACTCCTGGTGAGCTTGTGGGGCTAATCGGGCCCAATGGTGCAGGCAAGACAACCGTCTTCAACATGATTACCGGCAGTCTCGTTCCCACCCGAGGCAAGGTCCTCTTCGACGGCCATGATATCACTGGCCGCAAAGCCCACCAGATAACAGCTCGAGGGATAGCACGAACGTTCCAGAACATCCGACTTTTCAATGACCTGACGGTATTTGAAAACCTGATGGTAAGTTTTCATTTTCAGACCAAATCCTCCTTTCTGGGAGCTGTATTCAGATTGCCGCGTTACAGGAGGGAGACTGAGGCGGCTCGCAGTATGGCAAGCCATCTTCTCGAGGAAGTTGGCTTGCAGGAGTTGACCTGGGAGAAGGCAGGGGCACTGGCTTACGGCCAACAAAGACGTCTCGAAATCGCCCGCGCCCTGGCTACCCGGCCCAAGCTAATCCTGTTAGACGAACCTGCAGCAGGCATGAACCCGCGAGAAACAGAAGCCCTGATGGATCTGATTCAAAAAATCAGAAGAGACTACAATCTCACTGTCCTTCTCATTGAACACGACATGACCTTTGTTATGGGCATCTGTGAACGACTCAAGGTACTCGATTATGGCATCACTATTGCTGAAGGGTTGCCAGAGGAAATCCAGAATAATGAACGGGTAATTCAGGCGTATTTGGGAGAGCGGCGTTTTGCTTGA
- a CDS encoding branched-chain amino acid ABC transporter permease has protein sequence MEKHHRRNQLLTLAAVALLFTLLYLASRYLSDYQVRILNNTAIFVVLAVSYNLINGITGQFSLEPNAFVAIGAYTSALLTLSPAEKQLSFIIEPIIWPLSVIQVSFIWSLLAAGIVTAFFGFLMGFPVFRVRGDYLAIVTLGFGEVVRVVANNLQRITNGPLGLKALHNYTNLWWAWGFAVVTLFFIIRLVASSYGLAMKAVREDEVAAEAMGINAFRTKLLAFTTSAFFEGVAGGLLAHLITTISPTLFTFFLTFNLLIIIVAGGLGSTTGAVIGAALFSFGGEWLRAVEEPMTIGSLHIPGIPGMRMVVFSIILILLMIFARNGIMGRKEFSWDWLIDRCRLARVIRGGGK, from the coding sequence ATGGAAAAGCATCATCGCAGAAATCAACTGCTCACCCTGGCTGCAGTGGCACTGCTTTTTACTCTGCTCTATCTGGCAAGCAGATACCTGAGCGACTATCAGGTCCGCATTCTCAATAACACCGCCATATTTGTTGTTTTGGCAGTCAGCTACAATCTGATCAATGGCATCACCGGGCAGTTCTCTTTGGAGCCCAATGCCTTTGTGGCCATTGGCGCCTACACCTCAGCGCTCTTGACGCTGAGTCCTGCCGAAAAGCAGCTCTCTTTCATTATTGAGCCAATCATCTGGCCACTGAGTGTCATTCAGGTGTCGTTCATCTGGTCTCTTTTGGCTGCCGGCATTGTCACGGCCTTTTTTGGCTTTCTCATGGGATTTCCTGTCTTCCGGGTTCGCGGTGACTATCTGGCCATTGTCACCCTGGGATTTGGAGAAGTGGTGCGGGTGGTAGCCAACAATCTGCAGCGCATTACCAATGGTCCACTGGGTCTGAAGGCTTTGCACAACTACACCAATTTGTGGTGGGCCTGGGGTTTTGCCGTGGTTACCCTCTTCTTTATCATCCGACTGGTGGCCAGTTCCTATGGCCTAGCCATGAAGGCAGTGAGAGAAGACGAGGTGGCTGCGGAAGCCATGGGCATAAATGCTTTCCGAACCAAACTGCTTGCCTTTACCACCAGTGCTTTTTTTGAAGGGGTTGCCGGCGGCCTGCTGGCCCATCTCATCACCACTATTTCTCCCACACTTTTTACTTTTTTCCTGACCTTCAACTTGTTGATCATTATCGTGGCTGGTGGTCTCGGCAGCACCACGGGGGCGGTAATTGGCGCCGCTCTTTTCTCTTTCGGGGGCGAATGGCTTCGTGCTGTCGAGGAGCCAATGACTATCGGTTCTCTGCATATTCCCGGAATTCCCGGGATGCGTATGGTTGTGTTTTCCATCATTCTGATTCTACTCATGATATTTGCTAGAAACGGTATCATGGGCAGAAAAGAGTTTTCCTGGGACTGGCTCATTGACCGCTGCAGACTGGCGCGGGTCATTAGGGGTGGTGGCAAGTGA
- a CDS encoding branched-chain amino acid ABC transporter permease produces MNFQLFCQQLINGISLGSLYGLIAVGYTMVYGIIRLINFAHGDVVMMSCYFAYFGILMFRMPWWLSFLVATILTTLLGVVIDRGAYRPVRNAPRISALITAIGVSFLLENLALVMWGGRPKPFTRPEMFAKVYTVGDVRILALSIWTPAITLLLLLGMLFVIHRTRAGLAMRSVSRDMETTRLMGINVDRIIALTFALGSTLAAAGGMMWAMKYPQVNPFLGVIPGLKAFVAAVLGGIGNVVGAVLGGFILGVAEILLVAIAPQLAGYRDAIAFVILIGILIFRPTGIMGEPLPE; encoded by the coding sequence GTGAACTTCCAACTATTCTGTCAGCAGCTCATCAACGGCATCTCCCTCGGGAGCCTCTACGGCCTGATTGCTGTGGGCTACACCATGGTCTACGGCATCATACGGCTCATCAATTTTGCCCATGGGGACGTGGTCATGATGAGCTGTTACTTCGCCTACTTTGGCATTCTGATGTTCAGAATGCCCTGGTGGCTGTCTTTTCTGGTAGCAACGATATTGACCACCTTGCTTGGCGTGGTCATTGATCGTGGTGCCTATCGTCCCGTTCGCAACGCTCCGCGAATTTCTGCACTCATTACTGCAATTGGCGTCTCTTTTCTGCTCGAAAATCTTGCCCTGGTGATGTGGGGAGGGCGGCCCAAACCTTTTACCAGGCCAGAAATGTTCGCCAAAGTTTATACGGTGGGCGATGTGCGCATTCTGGCCCTGAGCATCTGGACGCCGGCTATTACGCTGCTGCTGCTGTTGGGCATGCTTTTTGTCATTCATCGTACCAGGGCAGGCTTGGCCATGCGCTCGGTATCACGGGATATGGAGACCACCCGACTCATGGGAATAAATGTGGATCGCATTATCGCTCTGACCTTTGCGCTGGGCTCCACTTTGGCGGCTGCGGGAGGCATGATGTGGGCTATGAAGTATCCGCAGGTCAATCCATTTCTCGGGGTAATTCCTGGCCTGAAGGCCTTTGTGGCAGCAGTACTCGGGGGCATTGGCAATGTGGTGGGCGCGGTGCTCGGCGGCTTTATTCTGGGGGTAGCCGAGATTCTGCTGGTAGCGATTGCCCCACAACTGGCAGGTTATAGAGATGCCATAGCCTTCGTCATCCTAATCGGCATACTCATATTCAGGCCAACGGGCATAATGGGCGAGCCTTTGCCAGAATAG
- a CDS encoding ABC transporter substrate-binding protein: protein MKRVMTVLLVMAMVCVLGAPAMSAEPIRIGVYLPMTGAVAAYGQMEWDGIKAAHDMMPKVLGREVKLFLVDTKSDKIEAANAVDRLIKKEKVVGIIGEAISGNTLAGGPIAEKNQIPMISPTATNPLVTQGKKYVFRACFIDPFQGEVAAKLAMNTLHAKTAAVIIDIAQDYCVGLANFFVKAFVKMGGKILTTTYIQTGDQDFSAQLSAVQATNPDIIYAPNYYTEDALMAKQARDLGINVPILTGDGAQADEIIQIGGKAVEDTYFTAHFNVEAVTTKLGRDFVAYYQKKYNKEADAFGALGADAYFILLDAIKRAGTTDGPKVRATLASTKNFQGVSGNINIGEDGNAVKSVVINKVKNGKFTYVTTINP from the coding sequence ATGAAGAGAGTGATGACAGTTCTACTGGTGATGGCAATGGTCTGTGTGCTCGGGGCGCCGGCGATGTCTGCTGAGCCGATTCGCATTGGCGTCTACCTGCCGATGACAGGTGCTGTGGCAGCCTATGGCCAGATGGAATGGGACGGCATCAAGGCGGCCCATGACATGATGCCGAAGGTGCTCGGACGAGAAGTCAAGCTATTCCTGGTTGATACCAAGAGTGACAAAATCGAAGCTGCCAATGCCGTGGACAGACTGATCAAAAAGGAAAAGGTGGTGGGAATTATTGGTGAGGCCATCAGCGGCAATACCCTGGCTGGCGGGCCCATTGCTGAAAAGAACCAGATACCGATGATTTCTCCCACAGCCACAAATCCCCTGGTAACACAGGGGAAAAAGTATGTGTTCCGGGCCTGCTTTATCGATCCCTTCCAGGGTGAAGTGGCGGCCAAGCTGGCCATGAACACTCTTCATGCAAAGACTGCGGCAGTGATCATCGATATTGCCCAGGACTATTGTGTTGGCCTGGCAAATTTCTTTGTCAAAGCGTTTGTCAAGATGGGTGGGAAAATACTGACCACCACCTATATCCAGACTGGCGATCAGGATTTCAGCGCCCAGCTTTCCGCAGTACAGGCAACAAATCCAGATATTATCTATGCTCCCAACTATTACACCGAGGATGCCTTGATGGCCAAACAAGCGCGAGATCTCGGCATCAATGTACCGATTCTTACCGGGGATGGCGCCCAGGCTGACGAGATCATCCAGATTGGTGGCAAGGCAGTCGAAGACACCTATTTTACCGCCCATTTCAACGTGGAAGCGGTAACCACCAAGCTGGGCCGCGACTTTGTCGCCTACTATCAGAAAAAATACAACAAGGAAGCCGATGCCTTCGGAGCCCTCGGCGCTGATGCCTACTTTATTCTTCTGGATGCCATCAAGAGAGCGGGTACCACTGATGGCCCCAAGGTTCGCGCAACGCTGGCAAGCACCAAGAACTTCCAGGGGGTATCCGGCAACATCAATATTGGTGAAGACGGCAATGCGGTAAAAAGTGTGGTGATCAACAAGGTGAAAAACGGCAAGTTCACCTATGTGACCACCATCAATCCATAG
- the der gene encoding ribosome biogenesis GTPase Der, whose protein sequence is MPIVAIVGRPNVGKSTLFNRLCRQRRALVDEAPGVTRDRIIAQTTWEDRTFCLVDTGGIEEIEAEDSVQAQVRQQAQAAVEEADLIIFLADGKQGFHPGDSQVVDLLRRSGKPVLYAVNKIDGVEKEANVLEFYQLGVEKLFPISAAHGYGVRDFMDSLVASLPQLPEEEHGTGKDIRVAILGRPNVGKSSLLNRILGTDRVVVSEVPGTTRDIIDVVVEAESEQFVLIDTPGIRRRSKTREKLEKFSVIKALRSIQRCDVAVLLIDATQGLAAQDIRIAGYVHENRRGAVLVINKWDMIHNREQQQQVCGRVKEGLRFMPYAPILRLSALTGKGVSRLLPAIASVFQQYSLRVPTAALNEVLATALKKHQPPRYKGTRLKIYYGTQAAIRPPTFVLFVNRPEGIHFSYRRYLTNQIRQAFKMDRTPIRLVFRGRQESRGQ, encoded by the coding sequence GTGCCTATTGTAGCCATTGTTGGTCGTCCCAATGTGGGCAAATCGACCCTGTTCAATCGACTGTGCCGCCAGCGCCGGGCGCTGGTAGACGAAGCTCCCGGTGTCACTAGGGATCGGATCATTGCGCAGACAACCTGGGAGGATCGGACATTTTGCCTGGTGGATACAGGGGGCATAGAAGAGATCGAGGCAGAAGATTCTGTACAGGCCCAGGTCCGTCAGCAGGCCCAGGCAGCGGTAGAAGAGGCGGATCTCATTATCTTTCTCGCCGACGGCAAGCAGGGATTTCATCCGGGAGACAGTCAAGTGGTGGACTTGCTTCGCCGTTCCGGCAAGCCAGTTCTCTACGCGGTCAACAAGATAGACGGCGTTGAGAAAGAGGCCAATGTTCTGGAGTTCTATCAGTTGGGGGTGGAAAAGCTTTTCCCTATATCCGCTGCACATGGCTATGGGGTTCGAGATTTTATGGACTCCCTGGTAGCATCGCTTCCGCAGCTACCCGAGGAGGAACATGGCACTGGAAAGGACATCAGGGTGGCCATACTTGGACGTCCCAACGTGGGAAAGTCATCTTTGTTGAACAGAATATTGGGAACGGATCGCGTGGTGGTGAGTGAAGTTCCCGGCACCACCAGAGACATCATCGATGTGGTTGTGGAGGCGGAGAGCGAACAGTTCGTCTTGATTGATACCCCCGGTATTCGCCGACGAAGCAAGACCCGTGAAAAGTTAGAAAAATTCAGTGTCATAAAGGCATTGAGAAGTATTCAGCGCTGCGATGTAGCTGTGTTGCTCATTGATGCGACCCAGGGACTGGCAGCACAGGATATTCGCATTGCAGGGTATGTCCATGAAAACCGCAGAGGCGCGGTACTGGTTATCAACAAATGGGACATGATCCACAACCGCGAGCAGCAGCAGCAAGTGTGTGGCCGGGTCAAAGAGGGCCTGAGATTCATGCCCTATGCGCCAATTCTTCGACTGTCCGCTCTCACGGGCAAGGGTGTTTCAAGGCTGCTGCCTGCGATTGCCTCGGTTTTTCAGCAATATTCCTTGCGGGTACCCACTGCCGCGCTCAACGAGGTTCTTGCCACGGCGTTGAAGAAACATCAGCCTCCCAGATACAAGGGCACTCGCTTAAAAATTTATTATGGGACTCAGGCTGCCATCAGGCCGCCCACATTTGTGCTTTTCGTCAATCGTCCGGAAGGGATCCACTTTTCCTACCGGAGATATCTCACCAATCAGATTCGGCAGGCTTTCAAAATGGATCGAACTCCCATAAGGTTGGTATTCCGCGGCAGGCAGGAGAGCCGAGGTCAGTAG
- a CDS encoding phosphotransferase — MAAEVKLPEKKAEAWIRKKTKLTGILRWQALHGDGSDRLFYRVADGRHTVVLCWCPSRDQTFPNENDSFVYMGNHLLAKGIPVPRILFYAQADRMILLEDLGSLHLQEAVAAGRRDMALYYEQAVELLVKMQVLAAHNLDTTYCFDTPSYDRHFIVERELKYFHNSCLCKVLGMKVPWEEVAPEYTLLASRAGDERLGRFFLHRDFQSRNLMINRGRVYVIDFQGGRLGPPQYDLAALLEDAYVEIPEDLKASLLRKYTEHFAEFTGTSQRKYLRGYPHVALCRILQMLAAFSFLSLVKGKTHFAASLPVAWQRFSEIASRRSCEEYVFLRSLTKTYHQGDIAAIAEGLTHRSRYRS; from the coding sequence GTGGCTGCAGAGGTCAAACTGCCAGAAAAGAAGGCCGAAGCCTGGATCCGAAAGAAAACGAAGCTGACAGGGATTCTCCGCTGGCAGGCCCTGCACGGAGATGGTTCAGATCGGCTCTTCTACCGGGTTGCCGACGGCAGACACACCGTGGTTCTGTGTTGGTGCCCTTCCCGGGATCAGACATTCCCGAACGAGAATGATTCCTTTGTTTACATGGGGAACCATCTCTTGGCGAAAGGCATTCCTGTGCCCCGCATACTGTTTTATGCCCAGGCAGACCGCATGATACTCCTCGAAGATCTGGGCTCACTTCATTTACAGGAGGCAGTTGCCGCCGGCCGCCGAGACATGGCGCTCTATTATGAGCAGGCCGTGGAGCTCCTGGTGAAGATGCAAGTTTTGGCCGCCCACAACCTCGATACAACATACTGCTTTGATACTCCCAGCTACGACAGGCACTTCATTGTTGAACGGGAGCTGAAATATTTTCACAACAGCTGCCTTTGCAAGGTGCTCGGCATGAAGGTCCCCTGGGAAGAGGTGGCTCCTGAATATACGCTTCTGGCCTCACGCGCAGGAGACGAGAGGCTCGGGAGATTTTTCCTCCATCGGGATTTTCAGTCGCGCAATCTGATGATCAACAGAGGCCGCGTATACGTCATTGATTTTCAAGGCGGTCGTTTGGGGCCGCCTCAATATGATCTGGCTGCACTGCTCGAAGATGCCTATGTCGAGATTCCAGAAGATCTCAAAGCTAGCCTGTTAAGAAAGTATACCGAACACTTTGCCGAGTTTACCGGCACCAGTCAGAGAAAATATCTTCGGGGATACCCCCACGTGGCACTATGCCGGATCTTGCAAATGCTGGCCGCTTTTTCCTTTCTCAGTCTGGTCAAAGGGAAAACACATTTCGCTGCTTCCCTGCCAGTCGCCTGGCAGCGGTTCTCAGAAATTGCCAGCAGGCGTTCCTGCGAGGAGTACGTCTTTTTGAGAAGTCTGACCAAAACATATCACCAGGGAGACATTGCCGCCATCGCCGAGGGTCTTACCCACAGGTCGCGATATAGGTCCTGA
- a CDS encoding NDP-sugar synthase, with protein sequence MTPFKAMILCAGLGTRLRPLTFSRPKVLVPVCNRPLLHTLLDYLEDWGAESVILNAYHLSEVLCRHLSRHDFGIPVEVRVEKKLLGTGGGIRNVKDFWDERPFVVINGDILSCIDLQEVLRYHKDSGASVTMVLVDEPKFNNVAVGADGRIVAFRREAGSKNLAFTGIQVIDPQILAHIPDGAVSIIDCYRSLISTGERIIGLVVDKRCWRELGSLAAYVQVHREFANGTADQELTGRHCRTAAVDSTAKLGAGVELRGMVWIGKGCRIEDRVTIVDSILWDGVQVKVGCTVRRSIVADGVAVNQSVVGAVLAQGISSDGAEQGKTREALQEKLPGQ encoded by the coding sequence ATGACTCCTTTCAAAGCGATGATTCTTTGTGCTGGTCTGGGGACTCGACTTCGGCCGCTTACTTTCAGCCGGCCAAAGGTGCTGGTGCCAGTTTGCAACAGACCACTTCTCCATACATTGCTTGATTATCTCGAGGATTGGGGCGCCGAGTCAGTGATCCTCAATGCTTATCATCTCAGCGAAGTGCTCTGCAGACACCTGAGTCGCCATGACTTCGGTATTCCTGTGGAGGTCCGAGTGGAAAAAAAGCTGCTTGGCACAGGAGGCGGTATTCGCAATGTGAAAGACTTTTGGGATGAGCGTCCCTTCGTGGTCATCAACGGCGACATTCTCAGTTGCATCGATCTCCAGGAAGTACTGCGATACCATAAAGACTCTGGCGCCAGCGTTACTATGGTACTTGTTGATGAGCCGAAGTTCAACAATGTAGCTGTTGGTGCTGACGGGCGAATTGTTGCCTTCAGGCGCGAGGCAGGCAGCAAGAATCTAGCTTTTACTGGCATACAGGTAATAGATCCCCAGATCCTTGCTCATATCCCGGATGGCGCTGTTTCTATAATCGATTGCTACCGCAGTCTTATCTCGACGGGTGAGAGAATTATCGGCCTGGTAGTAGACAAACGTTGCTGGCGCGAATTGGGCAGCCTGGCAGCCTATGTGCAGGTGCACAGGGAGTTCGCCAATGGCACAGCAGACCAAGAGTTGACCGGGAGGCACTGCCGCACTGCCGCGGTAGACAGCACCGCGAAGCTGGGAGCTGGAGTAGAGTTGCGGGGTATGGTCTGGATAGGAAAAGGTTGTCGAATAGAGGACCGGGTGACTATTGTGGACAGCATACTATGGGACGGGGTCCAGGTGAAGGTGGGCTGTACAGTAAGGCGCAGTATCGTTGCCGATGGGGTGGCGGTAAACCAGTCGGTTGTCGGGGCGGTCCTGGCGCAAGGCATTAGTTCAGATGGAGCTGAGCAGGGAAAGACGCGGGAGGCATTGCAGGAGAAGCTGCCGGGGCAATGA
- the nagZ gene encoding beta-N-acetylhexosaminidase, producing MITEDRLGELLMVGFFGQQLDEALVAHIREFRPAGLIFFKRNVISPLQLARLTCSIQNLALEELGRPLLLAIDQEGGPVSRLPSPFARLPDAVALGRKGVHEVSKYAQLTATELRLVGLNTNLAPVLDISDDTGFMYRRSYGNDPELVTKCGVAAIEATQSSGIIATAKHFPGLGAAQQDPHHVLPAVAASSRDLRSNHIKPFLAAVQCSVACIMTSHALYPSVDARFPGTFSPTILKVLLRQELGFAGVVITDDLEMGAVGGQYSLKEAAVAALRAGADLLLVCNDLAKMRVVAAAISEALRKGTLSYEELQKSLQRLELLRESYLHPAPLADLQEVRSYFKLQEE from the coding sequence ATGATCACTGAAGATCGCCTGGGTGAACTGTTGATGGTCGGATTTTTCGGGCAGCAACTGGACGAGGCCCTGGTTGCCCACATCCGGGAGTTCAGGCCAGCTGGTCTGATCTTTTTCAAGAGAAATGTGATTTCTCCCTTGCAGCTGGCTCGACTCACGTGCAGCATCCAGAATCTGGCTCTGGAGGAGCTTGGCCGGCCACTGCTGCTTGCCATCGACCAGGAAGGAGGGCCAGTGAGCCGGCTGCCTTCCCCTTTTGCCCGCTTGCCGGATGCTGTGGCGCTTGGCAGGAAGGGGGTGCACGAGGTGAGCAAATATGCCCAGCTCACAGCCACTGAACTGCGTCTCGTGGGGTTGAACACGAATCTGGCACCAGTCCTTGACATCAGTGACGACACCGGTTTCATGTACCGCCGTTCATACGGCAACGATCCTGAGTTGGTAACCAAGTGCGGCGTCGCTGCCATCGAGGCCACCCAGAGTAGTGGAATCATTGCCACCGCAAAACATTTTCCTGGACTCGGCGCTGCCCAGCAAGATCCACATCATGTGCTGCCTGCGGTGGCTGCCAGCAGCAGAGATCTGCGCTCTAATCACATAAAACCTTTTCTGGCAGCTGTGCAATGCTCGGTGGCTTGCATCATGACTTCCCATGCCCTCTACCCTTCAGTCGATGCCAGGTTTCCAGGAACGTTTTCCCCGACCATACTCAAGGTGCTGCTTCGCCAGGAGCTTGGTTTTGCCGGGGTGGTAATCACAGATGACCTGGAAATGGGGGCAGTCGGCGGCCAATATTCTCTGAAGGAGGCAGCTGTAGCTGCTCTTCGAGCCGGTGCTGATCTGCTGCTGGTGTGCAATGATCTCGCTAAAATGAGAGTTGTTGCAGCAGCAATTAGTGAGGCACTCAGGAAAGGGACTCTCTCCTACGAGGAGCTTCAGAAGTCACTGCAAAGGCTGGAACTGCTCAGGGAATCCTACTTGCATCCTGCGCCATTGGCAGATCTACAGGAGGTGCGCTCTTATTTCAAACTGCAAGAGGAATAG
- a CDS encoding YihY/virulence factor BrkB family protein → MFVRLKKFFSNDLWLLEEDSSSRLRAGLYRQLQLTVYVWREFWRDNCLLRASGLTYTTLLTLVPLLALMFAILKGLGIQRALQPFILERLTGGSHAIAERILVYVDRINVGSLGTLGITFLFITMILVLTNVEMAFNQIWKVGRGRPWLRKCSDYLGLLVILPVSIFATMSLTTFVKNHSVTRELISIGVFGHLYVYLLKFAPFLVMWLAFSFIYLFMPNTRVNPVSASTGGIIGGTLWQLSQWAYIHYQFAFHNWSAVYGALSQLPMLLIWIFLSWVILLLGAEVAFAHQNFATFRLQQRWSSEPLTNKTYWGLRLLLCVGERFQQGKSPLTDLELAETLHLPPQEARSLVETLEHLGALSCSGENGRVVLPAKDMRHLKLFELVEGLEGKGGSPAPAAADGHGKVVADILNRIRDQGRRGVEGLSVADLLDLRNSSAEREGLAAKKTPL, encoded by the coding sequence ATGTTTGTTCGTCTCAAGAAATTTTTCAGCAATGATCTCTGGCTGCTCGAAGAAGATTCTTCTTCCAGGCTGAGAGCAGGTTTATACCGTCAGCTGCAACTCACTGTCTATGTCTGGCGGGAATTTTGGCGCGACAACTGTTTGCTGCGCGCCTCCGGTCTCACTTACACAACCCTTTTGACTCTGGTGCCGCTTCTAGCCCTCATGTTTGCCATCTTGAAAGGTCTGGGAATTCAGAGAGCGTTGCAGCCATTTATACTCGAGCGCTTGACTGGAGGTTCCCATGCCATTGCTGAACGTATTCTCGTCTACGTGGACCGCATCAATGTAGGTTCTCTGGGTACTCTGGGCATTACCTTTCTCTTTATTACTATGATCCTGGTGCTTACCAATGTGGAAATGGCCTTCAATCAAATTTGGAAGGTGGGGCGAGGTAGACCATGGCTGCGCAAATGCAGCGATTATCTGGGCCTCCTGGTGATCCTGCCCGTGTCGATCTTTGCTACCATGAGCTTGACCACCTTTGTCAAGAATCACTCTGTGACGCGGGAACTCATAAGCATAGGCGTCTTCGGTCATCTATATGTCTATTTGTTGAAGTTTGCTCCCTTTCTGGTCATGTGGCTTGCCTTTTCATTCATCTATCTTTTTATGCCAAACACCAGGGTAAACCCGGTGTCCGCCTCTACTGGCGGCATCATTGGCGGCACCCTCTGGCAGTTGTCTCAATGGGCCTATATCCACTACCAGTTTGCTTTTCACAATTGGAGTGCCGTTTATGGAGCCCTGTCGCAGCTGCCTATGCTGCTCATCTGGATTTTCTTGAGCTGGGTGATCCTGCTGCTAGGTGCTGAGGTAGCGTTTGCCCATCAAAACTTTGCTACCTTCAGACTGCAGCAGCGTTGGAGTTCCGAACCCTTGACGAATAAGACCTACTGGGGCCTGAGACTACTGTTGTGTGTGGGAGAAAGATTTCAACAGGGCAAAAGTCCGCTCACCGATCTAGAACTGGCTGAAACTCTTCATCTGCCGCCACAAGAGGCCCGCTCTCTGGTGGAGACCCTGGAGCATCTGGGAGCCTTGAGTTGTAGCGGAGAAAATGGCAGGGTGGTGCTGCCGGCGAAAGATATGAGACATTTGAAACTCTTTGAACTGGTGGAAGGACTGGAGGGCAAAGGTGGCAGTCCTGCTCCAGCAGCAGCGGACGGTCATGGCAAGGTGGTGGCAGATATTCTCAACCGTATTCGTGATCAAGGCAGGAGAGGGGTGGAGGGTTTGTCCGTGGCAGACTTGTTGGATTTGCGCAACAGTTCCGCAGAAAGGGAAGGCCTGGCAGCAAAGAAGACCCCCCTCTGA
- a CDS encoding diacylglycerol kinase family lipid kinase yields the protein MANHRHRPYAVVNPAAALGETRRMWLSLVERLQRRIGPFPWDWTREPMEACRLVRRALKQDHNLIICVGGDGTLNEVVNGFFWHNSAINPSASLVVVACGSGGDFRRSLEIGACPLDALAAVTSDKVIDIDLGSIHYHPDPATRAQRFFVNVASIGVPAEVNRLLSKQPSFLGGTGRFLLATVQALLFSKHVPVRLEIDRKERLDQFVKTIAVANGRFFGGGMQVAPQASLDDGLLDIVVIGKVGLLDFLVWGSRFYKGRHLEHPRVNLFRAATIQASSRLSVPLQSVPVEVDGETIGMLPATFEVMPTAIRLRLP from the coding sequence TTGGCAAATCACCGTCACCGTCCATACGCTGTTGTGAACCCGGCCGCCGCTCTCGGTGAAACGCGGAGAATGTGGCTCTCCCTTGTCGAACGTCTCCAGCGGCGAATCGGTCCCTTCCCATGGGATTGGACCAGGGAACCAATGGAGGCATGTCGACTTGTGCGCCGCGCCCTGAAACAGGACCACAACCTCATCATCTGTGTCGGGGGTGACGGTACCCTCAACGAGGTGGTCAACGGTTTTTTCTGGCATAACAGCGCAATAAATCCCAGCGCCAGCCTCGTGGTAGTTGCCTGTGGCTCAGGAGGAGACTTCCGCAGATCCCTGGAAATTGGCGCCTGCCCCCTGGATGCCCTGGCAGCAGTAACATCTGATAAGGTAATCGACATAGACCTCGGCAGCATACACTATCACCCTGACCCCGCTACTCGAGCCCAGAGGTTCTTTGTCAATGTGGCCAGCATAGGCGTGCCGGCCGAGGTAAATCGTCTGCTATCGAAGCAGCCTTCTTTCTTGGGCGGTACTGGCAGATTCCTCCTGGCCACCGTGCAAGCATTGCTGTTCTCAAAACACGTACCAGTGCGCCTCGAGATTGACAGAAAAGAACGTCTTGACCAGTTCGTCAAGACTATTGCAGTTGCCAACGGACGTTTTTTCGGCGGGGGCATGCAGGTTGCGCCCCAGGCGAGCCTGGATGACGGCTTGTTGGACATTGTAGTGATTGGCAAGGTGGGGTTGTTAGACTTTCTTGTGTGGGGATCCCGCTTCTATAAAGGCAGGCATCTGGAACACCCCAGAGTCAACCTGTTCAGGGCAGCCACCATCCAGGCTAGCAGCCGCCTGTCAGTACCCCTGCAGTCGGTGCCCGTGGAAGTCGACGGAGAAACTATAGGCATGCTACCCGCTACATTCGAAGTCATGCCAACAGCCATAAGACTGAGACTCCCCTAG